From the genome of Labrus bergylta chromosome 12, fLabBer1.1, whole genome shotgun sequence, one region includes:
- the LOC136181028 gene encoding tumor necrosis factor receptor superfamily member 14-like, producing MKFRRNPRFTASLLIFMMNIFVSRTLTCHWTEYLFGDACCPMCPIGTRVKTDCEEDKSTSCQPCTEGTFINKMNGLKKCFPCRECGAGSGLKMKTSCTIRSDTVCEPLEGFYCSDSRKDDCFEAKKHRRCEPGEYISQRGTSSTDTVCSTCSDGTFSDGTFTSCQNHKQCESEGLLLLRAGTETEDAQCGGLLLHWTGLIVCVVVVVLLVLVLVLTAWCYREKIKSFLNRIKNL from the exons ATGAAGTTCAGAAGAAATCCTCGGTTCACGGCTTCATTGCTG attTTTATGATGAATATATTCGTAAGTCGAACCCTCACCTGCCATTGGACAGAATATCTGTTTGGAGACGCGTGCTGTCCGATGTGTCCCATCG GGACTCGAGTAAAAACAGACTGTGAGGAGGACAAAAGTACGTCCTGTCAGCCGTGCACAGAGGGGACtttcataaataaaatgaacggactaaaaaaatgttttccctgCAGAGAATGTGGAGCAG GTTCTGGTCTGAAGATGAAGACGTCGTGTACGATACGATCAGACACAGTTTGTGAACCTCTGGAAGGATTTTACTGCTCAGACTCGAGAAAGGACGACTGTTTTgaagcaaagaaacacagacgCTGTGAACCAGGAGAATACATCAGTCAGAGAG GAACTTCCTCCACAGACACCGTGTGCTCCACCTGCTctgatggaacattttcagacgGGACGTTTACATCTTGTCAGAATCACAAACA ATGTGAATCAGagggtctgctgctgctgagagcagGAACTGAGACAGAGGACGCTCAGTGTGGAGGACTACTTTTACACTGGACTGGACTGAtagtctgtgttgttgttgtggttctTTTAGTTCTCGTGCTTGTATTAACAGCGTGGTGTTACAGAGAGAAGATAAAAAGTTTTCTAAACAGAATTAAGAATTTATAa